TGGTCGCGGTAGATGCCACTGCCGTCCGGGCCCCGATGGGGCAGCCGGGAGAGCATCCGGGTGAGGAGCGCGAGATCCGGGGCACTGTCGAAGGAGAGCTCCCCGACGATGCCGCACATCAGGCCCGGCCGGGGAGCGCCTGCAGGAGCGACTCGACCGACTCGCGACGACCGAGATCGGCCGGGTTCATCACCTCGTCCGGGAGCGTCACACCACAGCCGTCCTCGATGGCCACCGCGATCTCGATCGCCTCGAGCTGGCTCGCCCCGGGCCCGAGCGGGAGCGAGAGCTCGGACAGGATGCGGCGTCGTCGAGCGGTCATCCGATCTGCTCCATCCCAGCGTCGTGGCGGGCACAGTCTAGTGAGGGAAAGAATGACACAACCCCGCGAGGCCGGCACGGAGTTCGTCACCATTCCTCCTGTCCGGCCGGAGTCGATGCGCTACATTCCGCAAAGAGGTCCGGTGCGGTGCCCACCGTCGAGGAACGGGAGTCGTTGATGAGACTGCGAGCGCAGGACGTGAGCTGGCGGGAGATCGACGGCGAGATGGTGCTCCTCGACCTGCGCACGTCGACATACCTCACCGCCAACCGCGTCGGCACCCTACTGCTGCGGCTGCTCTCGGAGCACGAACGCACGGTCGACGAACTCGCCGACGCGCTGGTGACCGAGTTCGAGATCCCGCGATCGAGAGCGCAGGCGGACGTCGAGGCGTTCATCGCCGATCTTCGCACCCGGAAGCTGCTCGCGGGAGTCGACCCGGCGGACGATCCCACGTGATCCCCGTCCGCGAGCTCACCGCCGCCACCGCAGCGGCCCTGTGCGCCTGCGCGGTGGAGGTCTGCCTGCGCACCCTTCCACTGCCACGCACCGCGCGGATCTTCGGGGTGTCGCTGCGGACCACCGGCGGGAGCACGGTGGCCCCACGACAGGCGGTGCTGGGCCGGCGCGGGCGCCTGCAGGCGCGCGCCGTGCAACGGGTGATGCGTCACTGGCCGTTCGACGACACCTGCCTGCGGCACGCCCTCGTCGCGGGCCATCGGCTGCGGCGCTTCGGGCCCGAGCTGGTCATCGGCGTGACGAAGGTGGACGGAGCCGTCCGGGCGCACGCCTGGTTGGAGTTCGACTCCGGCATCTACGATCCGCTCGGCGCGGCTCCGGCCTATCACCCGCTCACCTCCAGCCCGCCGGAGGGGTGATGGCGCTCGCGTCGCTGTACGGGCTGGTGGTCGACAGCGAGATCGACCTGAAGCTGGAGCAGCGCCCCGCCGACGCAGCTCCCGACATCCGGATCCGGATGGTCGCACCGATGGCGGCCACACGGGAGCGTCCGGCCGGGCGCACGCTCCTGCACCGGCAGACCGAGGACGAGGACCTCTTCACCGCCGTGCGCACCCGGGAGGGCTACCTCGTCCGCTTCTACCGGACCTGCGACTTCTCGATCGACGCGGACCTGCGCATCGTCGAGGCACGCCTGGTCCACGGCGCCGACCCGGACACCGTCGGGGTGCTGATCTGCGGCACACTGCTCTCGTTCATGCTCGCCATGCGCGGCGAACCCGTGCTGCACGCCAGCGCGGTGGAGATCGACGGCGTGGCAGTGGCCTTCGTGGGCAGCTCCGGGATGGGCAAGTCGACCATGGCCACCGTGATGTGCGCACACGGCGGGCGGCTGATCACCGACGACGTGCTCCGCCTCGATCTCGGTCCCGAGTCCGGTCCGGCCCGCCCGCGCTGCTTTCTGGGCGGCGCCTCGCTCCGGCTGCGCAAGGCCGCCGGCGATCTCTCCACGCTCTTCGGATCCCCACCGGCACATCGCACCACCGGCGACGGCCGGGCGGCGCTCTCGATGGCCCCCTCGACGGCGGAGGGGCTCCCGCTCGAGGCGATCGTGATCCCGGT
Above is a window of Ruania suaedae DNA encoding:
- a CDS encoding PqqD family protein produces the protein MRLRAQDVSWREIDGEMVLLDLRTSTYLTANRVGTLLLRLLSEHERTVDELADALVTEFEIPRSRAQADVEAFIADLRTRKLLAGVDPADDPT
- a CDS encoding lasso peptide biosynthesis B2 protein, whose amino-acid sequence is MIPVRELTAATAAALCACAVEVCLRTLPLPRTARIFGVSLRTTGGSTVAPRQAVLGRRGRLQARAVQRVMRHWPFDDTCLRHALVAGHRLRRFGPELVIGVTKVDGAVRAHAWLEFDSGIYDPLGAAPAYHPLTSSPPEG